One segment of Rubripirellula amarantea DNA contains the following:
- a CDS encoding esterase/lipase family protein, whose product MSNRFYVLLVALALFLPTDVAPKALATDESAELMNSRFNIPIKTTGGTQLWTDHCDRDGYRIQQHAFTGHWRLLDADNVRQAWGDREACQRKLDEIRPKLVGSSTHASSHAIVMLHGLMRTRNCMKSLENEILAGDDHPDVRTIRFSYASTRCSIGEHAAALREVLEEQDATTQFSFVGHSMGNIVVRHLLGDLERDGDSTGILPRCRSMVMLGPPNQGAAIARRLAPTKLYGWITGTGGLELGPDWEDFSAKLATPPFPFLIIAGDVSDSKIKNPLVDGSGDFVVSLDEAQLDGAEGIETFPVLHSFLMSDTAVIERTLAFLASH is encoded by the coding sequence ATGTCAAACCGTTTCTACGTTCTGCTAGTGGCCCTCGCCCTTTTCTTGCCGACCGACGTGGCTCCGAAGGCTCTCGCCACCGATGAATCAGCCGAACTCATGAATTCACGCTTCAACATTCCCATCAAAACGACAGGCGGAACTCAGCTTTGGACCGACCATTGCGATCGGGATGGCTATCGGATTCAGCAGCACGCATTCACAGGACATTGGCGTTTGCTTGACGCGGACAACGTGCGGCAAGCTTGGGGTGATCGTGAAGCATGCCAACGCAAATTAGACGAAATTCGACCCAAACTTGTTGGCTCTAGCACTCACGCTTCCTCGCATGCGATCGTGATGCTGCATGGTTTGATGCGAACTCGCAATTGCATGAAGTCGCTGGAAAACGAAATTTTGGCGGGCGACGACCATCCTGACGTCCGCACGATTCGGTTTTCGTATGCGAGCACACGCTGTTCGATTGGCGAGCATGCCGCAGCACTTCGCGAGGTTCTCGAGGAACAAGACGCGACCACTCAATTCAGTTTCGTCGGCCATAGCATGGGTAACATAGTGGTTCGACATTTGTTGGGCGATCTAGAGCGTGATGGTGATTCCACCGGTATCTTGCCCCGTTGTCGTAGCATGGTGATGCTCGGCCCGCCTAACCAAGGTGCCGCCATTGCACGCCGACTCGCTCCCACCAAGCTTTATGGATGGATCACAGGTACCGGCGGCTTAGAACTGGGACCGGACTGGGAAGACTTTTCAGCCAAGCTCGCGACGCCCCCGTTTCCGTTTCTGATTATCGCTGGCGATGTCTCGGATAGCAAAATTAAGAATCCACTGGTCGATGGGTCGGGCGACTTTGTGGTCAGCTTGGATGAAGCCCAACTTGACGGGGCTGAGGGTATCGAGACGTTCCCTGTTCTCCACAGCTTTCTAATGAGCGATACCGCCGTTATCGAACGCACCCTAGCGTTCCTCGCATCGCACTAG
- a CDS encoding exonuclease domain-containing protein, giving the protein MAFSADFTAIDFETANRRPDSACQLAAVIVRGGQIVDQAMWMIRPRPLSFSPSNIRIHGISPAQVRDESEFGDLWDDIAAKIGDDCIVAHNASFDIGVLKACLQTHHKSIPEFQFTCTRAIARRTWPHRKQFGLKPLSDWLGVRFRHHDALEDSIACAKILLAAGIDQEATSLEDLESRLKLTRGSAGDWGYRGPTSRRSRRRATPSPPDVTAQPSKSIPIFDLQRLMIRAEFIRPLHGKRIVFTGKLKHFDRQQAEELAARLGGTCHSEVGDQIDYLIVGRSASMPSGNKNSISLKEETARYLQQSGKAIEIVGEDEFLNLIVAPHD; this is encoded by the coding sequence ATGGCTTTTTCCGCCGATTTCACCGCGATTGACTTCGAAACGGCCAATCGGCGACCTGACAGCGCGTGCCAGCTTGCGGCAGTCATCGTTCGAGGAGGGCAGATCGTCGATCAAGCGATGTGGATGATCCGTCCTCGCCCGCTTTCGTTCAGTCCATCGAATATCCGCATCCACGGAATATCGCCAGCACAAGTCCGCGATGAAAGTGAGTTCGGCGATCTATGGGACGACATTGCTGCGAAGATCGGCGACGACTGCATCGTGGCTCACAATGCGAGCTTTGACATTGGGGTTTTGAAAGCATGCTTGCAAACTCACCATAAATCCATTCCCGAATTTCAGTTCACATGCACGCGGGCAATCGCTCGACGAACGTGGCCTCACCGAAAGCAGTTCGGCCTCAAGCCGCTTTCGGATTGGTTGGGGGTTCGGTTTCGGCACCACGATGCGTTGGAAGATTCGATCGCTTGCGCCAAGATTCTTTTGGCAGCGGGAATCGACCAAGAGGCAACATCGCTCGAGGACCTGGAATCGCGATTGAAGTTAACGCGAGGCAGCGCGGGTGACTGGGGCTATCGCGGTCCTACGAGTCGTCGTTCAAGACGCCGCGCGACCCCATCGCCACCCGATGTGACGGCGCAACCTTCTAAGTCGATTCCAATATTCGACCTGCAACGTTTGATGATCCGAGCCGAATTCATCCGCCCCCTTCATGGCAAGCGGATTGTATTCACGGGAAAGCTGAAACACTTCGACCGACAACAGGCCGAGGAACTCGCCGCTCGGCTTGGCGGAACATGCCATTCCGAAGTGGGCGATCAGATCGACTACTTGATCGTGGGCCGATCCGCTTCCATGCCGTCCGGAAACAAAAACAGCATCAGCTTGAAGGAGGAAACAGCTCGCTACCTTCAGCAATCTGGTAAAGCGATCGAGATCGTGGGCGAGGATGAATTTTTGAATCTAATCGTCGCTCCCCATGACTAA